A window of the Aquimarina spinulae genome harbors these coding sequences:
- a CDS encoding bifunctional 3-deoxy-7-phosphoheptulonate synthase/chorismate mutase type II — MENKKELRNWLDDYNLDHPLVIGGPCSAETEDQVVKIAHQLKDSDATVLRAGIWKPRTRPGNFEGVGALGLKWLQRAKEETGMKIATEVANPHHVELALEHGVDVLWIGARSTVSPFIVQDIADACKGIDNPVLIKNPINPDLSLWLGAVERFYTADVKNLGVIHRGFSTYEKTKYRNIPEWQIPIDLQNRFPDLPLILDPSHIAGRRDLIFDLSQTALDLNFDGLIVETHYDPDNAWSDAKQQITPETLVQYMKDLKIRKEIGEDEAYQKVLDELRAKIDIADNQLLEVLSKRMKISDDIGKAKAKQNVAILQSKRWNEILGRMILEGEENGLSEEFILRIYKAIHQESINHQKKVAKG; from the coding sequence ATGGAGAATAAAAAAGAACTTAGAAACTGGCTAGATGATTACAACCTGGATCATCCATTGGTAATCGGAGGGCCTTGTAGTGCCGAAACAGAAGACCAGGTAGTAAAAATAGCACATCAACTTAAAGATTCTGATGCTACAGTATTGCGTGCAGGAATCTGGAAACCAAGAACAAGACCTGGAAATTTTGAAGGAGTAGGAGCTTTGGGGTTAAAATGGTTGCAAAGAGCTAAAGAAGAAACCGGGATGAAAATTGCTACAGAAGTAGCAAATCCGCATCACGTAGAATTAGCTTTAGAACATGGAGTTGATGTTTTATGGATAGGAGCAAGAAGTACAGTGTCTCCTTTTATTGTTCAGGATATTGCAGATGCCTGTAAAGGAATCGATAATCCAGTCTTAATAAAAAATCCAATTAACCCTGATTTATCCCTTTGGTTAGGAGCTGTAGAACGTTTTTATACTGCAGACGTTAAAAACCTGGGAGTAATTCATAGAGGATTTTCAACATATGAGAAAACAAAATATCGTAATATCCCAGAATGGCAAATCCCCATTGATTTACAAAATCGTTTCCCAGATTTGCCATTGATCTTAGATCCTTCTCACATCGCAGGAAGAAGAGATTTGATTTTTGACCTGTCTCAAACAGCTTTGGATCTTAATTTTGACGGACTTATTGTAGAAACACATTACGATCCTGATAACGCTTGGAGTGATGCTAAACAACAAATTACACCAGAAACATTGGTTCAGTATATGAAAGATTTAAAAATTCGTAAAGAAATTGGAGAAGATGAAGCGTATCAAAAAGTACTTGATGAATTACGTGCTAAGATTGATATAGCAGATAATCAATTGTTAGAAGTTTTATCAAAAAGAATGAAAATTTCTGATGATATAGGAAAAGCAAAAGCCAAGCAAAATGTTGCTATTCTACAATCTAAACGATGGAATGAAATACTAGGAAGAATGATTCTTGAAGGAGAAGAAAATGGATTGAGTGAAGAATTTATACTTCGTATTTACAAAGCAATTCACCAAGAATCTATTAATCATCAGAAAAAAGTAGCAAAAGGATGA
- a CDS encoding response regulator: MKKIDIACIIDDDPIFVFGIKKIMELVDFCNGFMVFRNGEEALNNLKAIISANEKLPDVILLDLNMPVLDGIQFLEEFVKVPCKKKIIIYVVSSSVDPEDILRAKSFEYVSDYIVKPISVEKLKDILNDIEKTSHCQ, translated from the coding sequence ATGAAAAAAATTGATATAGCTTGTATTATTGATGATGACCCAATTTTTGTATTTGGGATTAAAAAAATAATGGAACTTGTTGATTTTTGCAATGGCTTTATGGTCTTCCGAAATGGAGAAGAAGCATTAAATAATCTAAAAGCGATTATTTCGGCAAATGAAAAATTACCAGATGTTATTTTGTTGGATTTAAATATGCCAGTGCTAGACGGGATACAGTTTTTGGAAGAATTTGTAAAAGTACCATGCAAGAAGAAAATAATTATTTACGTCGTTTCCTCATCTGTTGATCCAGAAGATATCCTAAGAGCTAAATCTTTTGAGTATGTAAGCGATTATATCGTTAAACCGATTTCTGTAGAAAAACTCAAAGATATTTTAAATGATATAGAAAAGACAAGTCATTGTCAATAA
- a CDS encoding glycoside hydrolase family 1 protein, whose product MNKIKSLKWGVAIAAHQTEGAYDKDKKGLSIWDTFTQKPYKIKDRSNAKIATDFYHRFEEDIDLAVDIGLQIFRFSVSWSRIFPDGTGIVNPKGIEFYNKVINYCLKVGIEPWVTTYHWDLPQKLQDKGGWTNRDSISWYAAYITVLRNHFADRVKHWVLINEGIVCIGGGYFLGVHAPGKRGIRNFISSTHHLLLAQAEGFKVLKKKEGLQVGTAISCTKIEPYRNTTADHKAAIRIDTLMNRLFIEPHLGLGYPDNDFPTLKRISKYYKKGDIEALKTDFDFLGIQTYAREVVKAAWYIPYLGAIQVKPEKRNVKTSVMGWETYPEGVQYFLERFAKYNPKKTLWLSECGMALSKNEDEQKRIEYYQKVIEGMKTVLDKNINLKGILLWTLVDNFEWAEGYIPKFGIISLDRKTMQRKMKTSALWLKKYLSNIKL is encoded by the coding sequence ATGAATAAGATTAAGAGCCTTAAATGGGGAGTCGCAATTGCTGCTCATCAAACTGAAGGAGCTTATGATAAGGATAAAAAAGGCCTTTCTATTTGGGATACGTTTACTCAAAAACCCTATAAAATCAAAGACCGTTCTAATGCTAAAATTGCAACAGATTTTTATCATAGATTCGAAGAAGATATCGATCTTGCTGTTGACATTGGATTACAGATATTTCGCTTTTCTGTTTCCTGGTCAAGAATATTTCCGGACGGTACAGGAATAGTGAATCCAAAAGGGATTGAGTTTTATAATAAGGTAATTAATTACTGTTTAAAAGTAGGAATAGAGCCTTGGGTTACAACATACCATTGGGATTTGCCACAAAAATTACAAGATAAGGGCGGTTGGACAAATCGAGATAGTATTAGCTGGTATGCAGCATATATAACTGTACTAAGAAACCATTTTGCAGATCGAGTAAAGCATTGGGTATTGATTAATGAAGGAATAGTATGTATTGGCGGAGGTTATTTTCTTGGTGTACATGCTCCTGGCAAGAGAGGGATTCGTAATTTTATTTCGAGTACACACCATCTTTTATTGGCGCAAGCTGAAGGGTTTAAAGTTTTGAAGAAAAAAGAAGGCCTTCAGGTAGGTACAGCAATAAGTTGTACCAAAATCGAACCCTATAGAAATACGACTGCTGATCATAAAGCAGCTATTAGGATCGATACATTAATGAACCGCCTGTTTATAGAACCTCATTTGGGATTAGGGTATCCCGATAATGATTTTCCGACCTTAAAACGTATATCTAAATACTATAAAAAAGGAGATATTGAAGCATTAAAAACTGATTTTGATTTTTTGGGAATTCAAACTTATGCAAGAGAAGTAGTTAAAGCAGCTTGGTATATCCCATATCTTGGAGCAATTCAGGTGAAGCCTGAAAAAAGGAATGTGAAAACTTCGGTGATGGGGTGGGAAACATATCCAGAAGGAGTACAGTATTTTTTAGAAAGATTTGCTAAATACAATCCTAAAAAAACACTTTGGCTTTCTGAATGCGGAATGGCACTATCTAAGAATGAAGATGAACAGAAAAGGATCGAGTATTACCAAAAAGTAATCGAAGGAATGAAAACTGTATTGGATAAAAACATAAATCTTAAAGGAATTTTACTTTGGACATTGGTAGATAATTTTGAATGGGCAGAAGGATATATTCCCAAGTTTGGGATAATAAGTTTAGATAGAAAAACTATGCAACGCAAAATGAAAACATCTGCACTCTGGTTAAAAAAATATTTATCAAATATAAAACTCTGA
- a CDS encoding Lrp/AsnC family transcriptional regulator produces the protein MEQLDHTDITILRILQEDSKKTAKEIAKILNITASPVYERIRRLEKQGFIKKYVAILDKKLIDRAITTICQVSMRYHNEAFIEKFEKQIQNLQEVQECYHMAGQVDFVLKIHTKSLEEYHDFVKTKLSKIENIGVLNSTFVLKEIKHTSEFYI, from the coding sequence ATGGAACAATTAGACCATACAGACATTACTATCCTTAGAATTTTACAGGAAGATTCTAAAAAAACTGCAAAAGAAATTGCCAAAATCCTTAACATTACTGCTTCTCCCGTATATGAGCGAATACGGAGACTAGAAAAACAAGGATTCATCAAAAAGTATGTTGCCATCTTAGACAAGAAATTAATTGATCGTGCTATCACCACAATTTGTCAGGTTTCTATGCGCTATCACAATGAAGCTTTTATAGAAAAATTCGAAAAGCAAATTCAGAACCTGCAAGAAGTACAAGAATGCTACCATATGGCAGGGCAGGTAGATTTTGTTTTAAAAATTCACACCAAAAGTTTGGAAGAATATCATGATTTTGTAAAAACAAAGCTTTCAAAAATCGAAAATATTGGTGTTCTGAATAGCACTTTTGTTCTTAAAGAAATTAAGCATACATCAGAGTTTTATATTTGA
- the gldA gene encoding gliding motility-associated ABC transporter ATP-binding subunit GldA, giving the protein MSISVSNISKLYNDQKALNAISFAIKQGEIVGFLGPNGAGKSTMMKILTTYLDPSEGSAVVNNFDIYSQAIDVQKSIGYLPEHNPLYLEMYVREYLAFNARVYKISKSRIEEVIKLTGLTPEANKKISQLSKGYRQRVGLACALLHDPQVLILDEPTTGLDPNQLVEIRELIKTIGKEKTVFLSTHIMQEVEAMCDRVIIINKGEIVADKYLHEIADEIDQIIEVEFDYRIEEAFLQKLSNVSDVKNIHGFVYQITFDTKTDMRPVVFDFAHDNKLKILQLSRKNKNLEGLFRELTNPS; this is encoded by the coding sequence ATGTCAATTTCGGTATCTAATATTTCTAAACTTTATAATGATCAAAAAGCACTTAATGCTATTTCTTTTGCAATAAAACAAGGTGAGATTGTTGGTTTTCTTGGTCCTAACGGGGCGGGTAAATCGACTATGATGAAAATTCTAACGACCTATCTTGATCCCTCTGAGGGCTCTGCCGTTGTTAATAATTTTGATATATACTCACAAGCTATTGATGTACAAAAAAGTATAGGGTACCTTCCTGAACATAACCCTTTGTATTTGGAAATGTATGTACGAGAGTATTTAGCATTTAATGCCCGAGTATATAAGATTTCAAAATCCAGAATTGAAGAAGTAATCAAACTAACAGGGTTAACTCCAGAGGCCAATAAAAAAATCAGTCAACTTTCTAAGGGATATCGCCAGCGAGTTGGTTTGGCATGTGCATTACTTCATGATCCTCAAGTTTTAATACTGGATGAACCTACAACAGGTTTAGATCCCAATCAACTAGTAGAGATTAGAGAATTAATAAAAACAATTGGTAAAGAAAAAACAGTTTTTTTATCTACTCACATAATGCAAGAGGTTGAAGCAATGTGTGATCGGGTCATTATTATTAACAAAGGAGAAATTGTTGCAGACAAATATTTACATGAAATAGCAGACGAGATCGATCAGATTATCGAAGTCGAGTTTGATTATCGTATAGAAGAAGCTTTTTTACAAAAACTGTCTAATGTAAGTGATGTAAAAAACATTCATGGGTTTGTTTATCAAATTACTTTTGATACTAAAACGGATATGCGCCCAGTAGTTTTTGACTTTGCCCATGATAATAAGCTAAAGATATTACAGCTATCTCGAAAAAATAAAAACCTGGAAGGTTTGTTTAGAGAACTCACTAACCCTTCTTAA
- a CDS encoding prephenate dehydratase, producing MKQKVAIQGIKGSYHHGVAQAYFGEDIDVNECMSFQEVVHSLEHNKSTDAVMAIENSIAGSIIPNYAYIDEHDLTIRGEYFLPIHHCLMALDGQEISDVKEVYSHPMALLQCKEFFRAQPHIKLIEDADTADVAKRIHEQQLEGVAAVAGETAANIYQLNILAKEIQTIKSNSTRFFILNTEEESNSEKKDINKASLKFLTDHKKGSLATVLNVMSDCGLNLTKIQSLPIISMPWKYSFFVDVTFMDYDDYAKAMSILKIMALELKVLGEYKNQNG from the coding sequence ATGAAACAAAAGGTTGCTATACAAGGAATAAAGGGTTCATATCATCACGGCGTTGCTCAGGCATATTTCGGAGAAGATATAGATGTAAATGAATGCATGTCTTTTCAGGAAGTAGTGCATAGTTTAGAACATAATAAGAGTACAGATGCAGTAATGGCAATCGAAAACTCTATTGCAGGTTCTATTATTCCAAATTATGCTTATATAGATGAGCATGATCTTACCATTAGAGGAGAATATTTTTTACCTATTCATCACTGTTTAATGGCTTTAGATGGACAAGAAATTTCAGATGTCAAAGAAGTATATTCTCATCCAATGGCTTTGCTACAATGTAAAGAGTTTTTTAGAGCACAACCACATATCAAATTGATAGAGGATGCAGATACAGCCGATGTTGCTAAGAGAATTCATGAACAGCAACTAGAAGGAGTTGCTGCCGTAGCAGGAGAAACCGCTGCAAATATTTATCAATTAAATATTTTAGCCAAAGAGATTCAAACTATAAAATCAAATAGTACCCGATTTTTTATTTTAAATACAGAAGAAGAATCTAACTCAGAAAAGAAAGATATCAATAAAGCATCTTTAAAATTTCTAACAGATCATAAAAAAGGAAGTTTAGCTACAGTACTTAATGTAATGAGTGATTGTGGATTGAATTTAACTAAAATCCAATCATTACCTATTATTAGTATGCCTTGGAAATATTCCTTTTTTGTCGATGTAACCTTTATGGATTATGATGATTATGCTAAAGCAATGTCTATCCTAAAAATCATGGCATTAGAACTAAAAGTATTGGGTGAATATAAAAATCAAAATGGATGA
- a CDS encoding pyridoxal phosphate-dependent aminotransferase encodes MSIQTAKRLETVEEYYFSKKLREVRELVASGKPVLNMAIGSPDLDPPKEVVQAIQEAVLVDGAHKYQSYQGLPELREAIADFYSAKYQVSLNPKDEILPLMGSKEGIMHISLAYLNEGDEVLVPNPGYPTYSAVTNLVGAKPIFYDLIEDNGWEPDFHSLSKKDLSKVKIMWINYPNMPTGASGNVRLFKKMIDFAKKHSILLVKDNPYSFILNDSPTSILSIEGAREVALELNSLSKTFNMAGWRVGMVSGSSDKIEAILKVKSNMDSGMFQGIQRGAIAALRISNGWYDKMNAIYKERRTLIWELVDLLGCRYDKTAKGMFVWAKLPEGTDAVEFIDTILYENDIFIAPGDIFGSNGKGYIRFSLCVTKENIKEAIGRLNKTELPLATKDMINQNCN; translated from the coding sequence ATGAGCATTCAAACGGCAAAAAGATTAGAAACAGTAGAAGAATACTATTTCTCCAAAAAATTAAGAGAAGTTAGAGAGCTTGTAGCTTCAGGAAAACCGGTTTTAAATATGGCTATTGGTAGCCCAGACTTGGATCCACCAAAAGAAGTAGTACAGGCCATTCAGGAAGCAGTACTTGTAGATGGTGCTCATAAATATCAAAGTTACCAAGGCTTGCCAGAATTAAGAGAAGCCATTGCAGATTTTTATAGTGCAAAATACCAGGTTTCCTTAAACCCAAAAGATGAAATCTTACCACTAATGGGATCTAAAGAAGGAATCATGCATATTTCTCTGGCGTACCTTAATGAAGGAGATGAAGTATTGGTTCCTAACCCTGGATATCCAACATATAGTGCAGTGACTAATTTGGTAGGCGCAAAACCAATTTTTTATGATTTAATTGAAGATAATGGATGGGAGCCAGATTTTCATAGCCTTTCAAAAAAAGATTTGAGCAAGGTGAAAATTATGTGGATTAACTACCCAAATATGCCAACAGGAGCCTCGGGCAATGTGAGGCTATTTAAAAAAATGATTGATTTTGCTAAAAAACATAGCATTCTATTGGTAAAAGATAATCCATACAGTTTTATCTTAAACGATAGTCCTACAAGTATTTTATCAATAGAAGGAGCAAGAGAAGTAGCACTGGAGTTAAATTCTTTAAGTAAAACTTTTAATATGGCTGGATGGCGTGTGGGAATGGTTAGTGGTAGTTCTGATAAAATTGAAGCGATTTTAAAAGTGAAAAGTAATATGGATAGCGGTATGTTTCAAGGAATCCAAAGAGGAGCTATCGCAGCATTGCGTATTTCTAATGGTTGGTACGATAAAATGAATGCAATCTATAAGGAAAGAAGAACGTTGATCTGGGAGTTGGTAGATCTTTTGGGGTGTCGTTATGATAAAACCGCAAAAGGAATGTTTGTCTGGGCTAAGTTACCAGAAGGAACCGATGCAGTAGAATTTATAGACACTATCTTATATGAGAATGATATCTTCATCGCTCCTGGTGATATTTTCGGAAGTAATGGAAAAGGATATATACGTTTTTCACTTTGTGTAACGAAAGAGAATATTAAAGAGGCTATAGGAAGACTTAATAAAACAGAATTACCATTGGCGACAAAGGATATGATAAATCAAAATTGTAACTAG
- a CDS encoding NAD-dependent epimerase/dehydratase family protein, with the protein METIVLVIGANGQLGSVLTESLKQKFGSSNVIASDLRSREGYEGSFEIIDATDINRIEEVVVRYNVTQIYHLAAILSAKGEETPLKTWDINMKTLFNVLEVSRQHNINRIFFPSSIAVFGEGAPLEHTPNNAYLDPATVYGISKAAGENWAQYYFLRYGLDVRSIRYPGVIGYQSLPGGGTTDYAVDIYHKAVLGEEFSCFLEEDTTLPMIFMEDAIRATLELMDAPKEDINIRTSYNIAGISFSPAEVAAEIRTLYPNFEIKYNPDFRQEIAARWPKSIDDSAAIKDWGWRPEFDLESITSTMIQKLKEKYKTGSKNQATLML; encoded by the coding sequence ATGGAAACGATTGTTTTGGTAATAGGAGCGAATGGTCAATTAGGATCGGTATTAACAGAATCTCTCAAACAAAAATTTGGAAGCTCTAATGTAATTGCTTCTGATTTAAGGTCTAGAGAAGGATATGAAGGCTCTTTTGAAATAATCGATGCAACAGATATTAATAGAATAGAGGAAGTAGTTGTTCGGTATAACGTTACTCAAATATATCACCTTGCAGCAATTCTTTCTGCCAAAGGAGAAGAAACACCTTTAAAAACCTGGGACATTAATATGAAAACTTTGTTTAATGTACTCGAAGTCTCTAGGCAGCACAATATTAATAGGATATTTTTTCCAAGCTCTATAGCCGTTTTTGGCGAAGGAGCACCCTTAGAACACACTCCAAATAATGCCTATCTGGATCCCGCTACAGTATATGGGATTAGTAAAGCAGCAGGAGAGAATTGGGCACAATATTATTTTCTTAGATACGGACTTGATGTTAGGTCGATTCGCTATCCAGGTGTGATTGGGTATCAATCATTACCAGGAGGAGGAACTACAGATTATGCAGTAGATATCTATCACAAAGCAGTTTTAGGAGAAGAGTTTAGTTGTTTTTTAGAAGAAGATACTACCTTACCTATGATCTTTATGGAAGATGCCATACGTGCAACTTTAGAATTAATGGATGCCCCTAAAGAAGATATCAATATAAGAACTTCGTATAATATTGCAGGAATTAGCTTTTCTCCTGCAGAAGTAGCGGCAGAAATTCGTACATTATATCCTAATTTTGAAATCAAATATAATCCTGATTTTAGACAAGAAATTGCTGCACGATGGCCTAAATCTATAGACGATTCTGCTGCAATTAAAGATTGGGGATGGAGACCAGAATTTGATCTTGAGTCGATCACAAGTACAATGATCCAAAAACTAAAAGAAAAATATAAAACGGGATCAAAGAATCAGGCAACTTTAATGCTTTGA
- a CDS encoding fatty acid desaturase family protein, whose product MEQEIILPSIKVLGKDLLYLTKAQKVWTITKPFLCCFGYFYFASNELWILAILSVVILMFVTYVSTSHDLVHGTLKLHPGVNRFFLSIIEMLTLRSGHAFKVCHINHHRNFPKENDIEGASIHMKPYELILEGIIYLYKLFFWARKHSKTKDRIWIHAEGTLFLIYIVIAILLYQHYPFLLYYFLLVQMGSWLYPLFTVYIPHKVNYTHPIFQTKLFRGPIISFFFAHHNYHLEHHLYPMVPHQNWRKLGKRLLPYLKNYNLETIKL is encoded by the coding sequence ATGGAACAGGAGATAATTCTGCCAAGTATCAAGGTATTAGGCAAGGACTTATTGTATTTGACCAAGGCGCAAAAGGTCTGGACTATTACGAAACCATTTCTGTGTTGTTTCGGATATTTTTATTTTGCTAGTAATGAATTATGGATCTTGGCAATCCTATCTGTTGTTATATTGATGTTTGTTACTTATGTTTCGACATCTCACGACCTTGTACACGGAACTTTAAAATTACATCCTGGTGTAAATAGATTTTTCTTATCAATTATTGAAATGTTAACCTTAAGAAGCGGTCACGCTTTTAAAGTATGTCATATAAACCACCATCGCAATTTTCCTAAAGAAAATGATATTGAAGGTGCTTCTATACATATGAAACCGTACGAATTAATTCTTGAAGGCATTATTTATTTGTACAAACTATTTTTTTGGGCACGAAAACATTCTAAGACTAAAGATAGAATTTGGATACATGCTGAAGGGACCTTATTTCTGATATATATAGTAATAGCAATACTACTATACCAACACTATCCTTTTTTATTATATTATTTTTTATTAGTTCAAATGGGAAGTTGGCTGTATCCGCTATTTACAGTATATATCCCCCATAAAGTAAATTATACGCATCCAATATTTCAAACAAAACTATTTAGAGGTCCGATCATAAGCTTCTTCTTTGCTCACCATAATTATCATTTAGAACATCATTTGTATCCCATGGTTCCTCATCAAAACTGGAGAAAACTTGGAAAAAGATTACTGCCGTATCTTAAAAATTACAATCTCGAAACTATCAAATTATAA
- the kbl gene encoding glycine C-acetyltransferase — MFSNIKDDLQKELDEIISAGLYKTERIITTPQGASIDTTNTKDVLNFCANNYLGLSSHPDVIEAGKKAIDSHGYGLSSVRFICGTQDIHKELERKTAEFLGMEDCILYAAAFDANGGIFEPILGPEDAIISDALNHASIIDGVRLCKAKRFRYEHNNMVDLEKQLKSAEGSRRILIVTDGSFSMDGTIAQLDKICDLADQYEAMVMIDECHSTGFLGKTGRGTHEYRDVMGRIDIITGTYGKALGGASGGFTAARKEIVEMLRQRSRPYLFSNTVAPSIVGASIKVLDLLSSSTVLRDKLEENTKYFRSEMTAAGFDIIPGDHPIVPVMLYEAKLAQEFAAKLLEEGIYVIGFFYPVVPKGKARIRVQLSAAHDRNHLEKAVKAFTKVGKELNVI, encoded by the coding sequence ATGTTTTCAAATATAAAAGACGATTTACAAAAAGAGCTGGATGAGATTATATCGGCAGGATTGTATAAAACCGAAAGAATAATTACTACCCCACAAGGAGCCAGTATAGACACAACAAATACCAAAGATGTATTAAATTTTTGTGCAAATAATTATTTAGGCCTTTCATCACATCCTGATGTAATTGAAGCAGGTAAGAAAGCCATAGATTCTCATGGGTATGGATTGTCATCTGTGAGATTTATTTGCGGAACTCAAGATATTCATAAAGAACTAGAGCGTAAAACTGCCGAATTTTTGGGAATGGAAGATTGCATTTTATATGCAGCTGCTTTTGATGCTAATGGAGGAATATTTGAACCTATTCTTGGGCCAGAAGATGCTATTATTTCTGATGCACTAAACCATGCCTCTATTATTGATGGAGTTAGATTATGTAAAGCAAAACGCTTTAGATACGAACATAATAATATGGTAGATCTTGAAAAGCAATTAAAATCGGCAGAAGGATCAAGACGTATACTTATTGTGACAGATGGTTCTTTTTCTATGGATGGTACAATTGCCCAGTTGGATAAAATCTGTGATCTGGCAGATCAATATGAAGCTATGGTTATGATAGACGAATGTCATTCTACAGGTTTTTTAGGAAAAACAGGTCGAGGAACACATGAGTATCGTGATGTAATGGGGCGTATAGATATTATTACAGGAACCTATGGTAAAGCTTTGGGTGGTGCTTCTGGTGGATTTACTGCTGCCAGAAAAGAAATTGTAGAAATGTTAAGACAACGATCCAGACCTTATTTGTTCTCTAATACAGTAGCACCATCAATTGTAGGAGCATCGATCAAAGTATTAGATTTGTTAAGTTCCTCTACAGTACTACGAGATAAACTAGAAGAAAATACAAAATACTTCAGATCAGAAATGACCGCAGCAGGATTTGATATTATCCCGGGAGATCATCCTATAGTCCCGGTAATGTTATACGAAGCAAAACTTGCACAAGAATTTGCAGCTAAATTACTTGAAGAAGGAATTTATGTTATTGGATTTTTCTATCCTGTTGTACCTAAAGGGAAAGCAAGAATTAGAGTGCAATTGTCAGCTGCTCATGATCGCAATCACTTAGAAAAAGCAGTAAAAGCTTTCACTAAAGTGGGTAAAGAACTGAATGTGATATAA
- a CDS encoding prephenate dehydrogenase, with amino-acid sequence MNVFVVGIGLIGGSFALDIKAAFNEAKIYGVDRSEDNLNEALSLGLIDYTSSLDELDKADVVIIAIPVDATVEILPTILDKIDDNCLVFDAGSTKKKLCNAVENHDKRRNYLAIHPIAGTEFSGPQAAIANLYRGKTNIICEVEKTAFKLQEKGMEIFSRLGMRIRYMDPSSHDKHIAYVSHLSHISSFMLGKTVIEKEKNERDIFDMAGSGFASTVRLAKSSPAMWAPIFKHNKENIIETLEEYIANLAQFKELIENDDFLAVYREMEDTNHIKTILKGIA; translated from the coding sequence ATGAATGTATTTGTAGTAGGGATAGGTCTAATCGGAGGTTCTTTTGCCTTAGATATTAAAGCAGCTTTTAATGAAGCTAAGATTTATGGTGTGGATAGAAGTGAAGATAATCTGAACGAAGCATTATCACTAGGTCTTATTGACTATACATCTAGTTTGGATGAGTTGGATAAAGCAGATGTAGTTATAATCGCCATACCAGTAGATGCAACCGTCGAGATATTGCCCACTATTTTAGATAAAATAGATGATAACTGTTTAGTTTTTGATGCTGGTTCGACCAAGAAGAAATTATGTAATGCTGTAGAGAATCATGACAAAAGAAGGAATTATTTGGCAATACATCCAATTGCAGGGACAGAGTTTTCTGGGCCACAAGCGGCAATTGCAAATTTATATAGAGGAAAAACGAATATTATCTGTGAGGTAGAAAAAACAGCATTTAAATTACAAGAAAAAGGGATGGAGATTTTTTCTAGATTAGGTATGCGAATTCGTTATATGGATCCCTCTTCTCATGATAAGCATATTGCTTATGTTTCACATTTATCACATATTAGTTCTTTTATGTTAGGTAAAACTGTAATCGAGAAAGAGAAAAACGAAAGAGATATTTTTGATATGGCAGGTAGTGGTTTTGCTTCGACTGTTCGATTAGCAAAAAGTTCTCCCGCTATGTGGGCACCAATTTTTAAGCATAATAAAGAAAATATAATAGAGACATTAGAAGAATATATTGCTAATCTTGCTCAATTTAAAGAGTTGATTGAAAATGACGATTTTTTAGCTGTATATAGAGAAATGGAAGATACAAATCATATAAAGACAATTTTAAAAGGAATTGCTTAA